From Leishmania infantum JPCM5 genome chromosome 15, a single genomic window includes:
- a CDS encoding putative flavoprotein monooxygenase produces MLRRAYRLLGSTNRYTDGSGRALEPNSIPRDLYVQTISNRAYPVQGEYWQPVTAGKPSPHKGNVIISGAGVVGLTMSAQFALRGWHTTVIERSPPLQQVKDKPMQTAAAASDASAGAVDLTVSPSPPSPPLSLQPYRGPLRRPHFGAASEQSSSISAGSRDDDGMAGVASSSGLAESSSPSRYSPFIELQYALVTRRALDALEAAGVRLHAIRHLGVKVRGVMDHPGAYNSWITAGLTEHHPFAVNMLSMDLFQLRRLLEEHVAHSLPSANLQVFYEHVIEAVYPLRQQLVVCPWENSTLARQWAESSVGSSTSSPTEEGRTAQLVAEVRQPRRQPHTSLTLSARKWEKKYADDAVDYDLLVSAEGVSSHLRDLVDVEGFVADVDMGVRWCLLRSDQLSHEHVHRWLHRRRTTAITSAQSYHVQTAHQVPLTLAFPRIEGSNLFSVMVYAPQGELAGLDDVEMLRYYLPDLASSSSSSPAAAELRSFVTDAQAYPTVYCEQLYNTVGLPSAVLVGDAAHTCNPFWMQSLALGLEDGANLLNQVDAYSRHFYDAVKQYSNERGSSGDALRELTDKCLYYERRKHVSPFIRFQNSYQHFMNVCMPRGWNTLYEGSVNHVYSRSIEDMLNSRGYTSYDYAEKQQAKHRLFYHLGRLYT; encoded by the coding sequence atgctgcgccgcgcttACCGCCTGCTGGGCTCCACAAATCGATACACGGACGGGTCCGGGCGGGCGCTGGAACCAAACTCGATTCCTCGCGACCTCTATGTCCAGACAATCAGCAACCGCGCCTACCCTGTGCAAGGCGAGTACTGGCAGCCGGTGACGGCTGGCAAGCCGTCTCCGCACAAGGGCAATGTCATCATAtccggcgctggcgtcgtcGGCCTCACTATGTCGGCCCAGTTCGCTCTGCGTGGATGGCACACAACAGTGATCGAGCGCAGCCCACCCCTGCAGCAAGTGAAGGATAAGCCGATGCagactgcggcggcagcgagcgatGCGTCCGCTGGTGCGGTGGACCTCACCGTTAGTCCATCTCCGCCGTCcccgccgctctccctccagCCCTATCGTGGACCACTCCGGCGCCCTCACTTCGGCGCAGCATCTGAGCAGAGCAGTAGCatcagcgccggcagccgtGATGACGATGGAATGGCTGGTGTtgcttcctcctccggcTTGGCAGAGTCGTCCTCGCCATCGCGGTACAGTCCATTCATCGAGCTGCAGTACGCACTGGTAACACGCCGCGCCTTGGACGCACTAGAGGCGGCGGGGGTGCGACTCCACGCCATCCGCCACTTGGGCGTCAAGGTGCGCGGCGTGATGGACCACCCCGGGGCCTACAACAGCTGGATCACTGCCGGCCTCACCGAGCACCACCCGTTCGCAGTCAACATGCTCTCGATGGATCTgttccagctgcgccgtctaCTGGAGGAGCATGTTGCGCACAGTCTGCCGTCAGCGAACCTGCAGGTCTTTTACGAACACGTCATCGAGGCAGTCTACCCTCTGCGTCAGCAACTTGTAGTGTGTCCGTGGGAGAACAGCACTTTGGCGAGGCAGTGGGCGGAGTCCTCCGTCGGCTCTTCGACCTCATCCCCTACCGAGGAGGGTCGCACCGCGCAGCTTGTCGCTGAGGTCCGCCAACCTCGGCGCCAGCCACACACCAGCCTCACTCTCAGTGCCCGGAAGTGGGAGAAGAAGTACGCAGACGACGCTGTAGACTACGACTTGCTTGTGTCGGCCGAAGGCGTGAGCTCACACCTGCGAGACCTCGTGGATGTGGAGGGATTCGTGGCGGATGTGGACATGGGTGTGCGCTGGTGTCTCCTCCGTAGCGACCAGCTCAGCCACGAACACGTGCACCGCTGGTtgcaccgtcgccgcacgACGGCCATCACGTCGGCGCAATCCTACCACGTCCAGACGGCGCACCAGGTGCCACTCACCCTCGCCTTTCCGCGTATCGAGGGGAGCAACCTCTTCTCCGTCATGGTGTACGCCCCGCAGGGTGAGTTGGCGGGCCTCGACGACGTCGAGATGCTCCGGTACTACCTGCCGGacctcgcctcctcttcctcctcgtctccaGCGGCTGCTGAGTTGCGCTCCTTCGTCACCGACGCACAGGCCTACCCCACTGTCTACTGCGAGCAGCTGTACAACACAGTGGGGCTTCCTTCCGCCGTGCTGGTgggcgatgcggcgcacacgtgtAATCCCTTCTGGATGCAGAGCCTCGCCCTCGGCCTCGAGGATGGTGCGAACCTGCTGAATCAGGTGGACGCCTACTCCCGACACTTCTACGACGCCGTGAAGCAGTACAGCAACGagcgtggcagcagcggcgacgcgctgcgtgagCTGACGGACAAGTGCCTCTACTACGAGCGCCGGAAGCACGTGAGCCCGTTCATTCGCTTCCAGAATTCGTACCAGCACTTCATGAATGTCTGTATGCCGCGTGGCTGGAACACGCTCTACGAAGGCTCCGTCAACCACGTCTACTCGCGCAGCATCGAAGATATGCTGAACAGCCGCGGCTACACCTCGTACGACTACGCCGAAAAGCAGCAGGCGAAGCACCGCCTCTTTTACCATCTTGGACGGTTGTACACGTGA